A single region of the Lotus japonicus ecotype B-129 chromosome 4, LjGifu_v1.2 genome encodes:
- the LOC130712404 gene encoding uncharacterized protein LOC130712404, translating to MEAKIDALEHELAEMRSSLAAVTTAVKDLPTSLVALIERSMGKTVQHEDSSVNREDVGGVSGTKPRSPEQISIQQPDADVSQRPLQLQGKALAEFRQSVKKVELPIFDGKDPAGWISRAEIYFHVQGTSPEVKVSLAQLSMDGPTIHFYNALLEAEETLTWERLRDALLERYGGHGDCDVYEQLSELRQRGTIDEYITDFEYLTAQIPKLPDKQYQGYFLHGLKEEIRGKVRSLTAMGGITRSKLLVVTRAVEKEVRGELGSGLNRSNRFGGSGFKGGGSGGSGRPGGTDWVWVKGMKEAGLPQKPSFNGPKPDSKTPSDPRRVGPRDRGFSHLTYPQLLERRQKGLCFKCGGAYHPLHQCPDRQLRVLIVEEGDEDTEEGNVLAVVVDEQEEEAQGEMSMMSFQNINGTPREQPQTMRLQGTIQGIPVLVLVDSGATHNFIDQRLVLRMGWEVEDTPQMSIKLGDGFQTSARGRCKRIELKVADYQLDCTPHLFDLGGPDVVLGIEWLKTLGDTIANWATHTLCFWSGQKWVKLQGLTAGKESMVALQRIVQRANWAEHDILWSLEISESQKPPGKDLTGQQQESLLRLLDKYRVVFEEKSGLPPSRGREHCINIREGHDPVNVRPYRYPHLHKTEIEKQVREMLEAGIIRQSTSAFSSPVILVKKKDQTWRMCVDYRALNKATIPDKFPIPVIEELLDELHGARYFSKLDLKSGYHQVLVRPEDVHKTAFRTHEGHYEYMVMPFGLMNAPSTFQSLMNEVFRPMLCKGVLVFFDDILVYGQDWTSHLNHLEVVLQILQDQQLTANKKKCVAVDPSKITSVVNWPTPKNVKGVRGFLGLTGYYRKFIRDYGKVAKPLIELTKKDAFKWGPEAQQAFEVLKTKLTTTPVLALPDFDKEFLVECDASGNGLGAILIQGKNPIAYYSKALGVRNLAKSAYENELMAVALAIQHWRPYLLGRKFLVSTDQKSLKKLLRQKIVTGDQQNWAAKLLGYDFEIVYKPGRLNQGADALSRMSEGAEYQTMSSYPFWEEQAQVAAKLQSDAKLQAIIRAL from the exons ATGGAGGCCAAAATCGATGCTCTGGAGCACGAGCTCGCAGAGATGCGTTCGTCGTTAGCGGCTGTCACTACGGCAGTCAAAGACCTTCCCACATCACTAGTAGCGTTGATAGAACGCTCAATGGGCAAAACCGTGCAACATGAAGATTCCAGTGTCAATCGCGAAGATGTTGGTGGTGTATCGGGCACAAAACCACGTTCGCCGGAGCAGATCTCGATTCAGCAACCAGATGCAGACGTATCGCAAAGACCACTTCAGCTGCAAGGTAAAGCGTTGGCGGAATTCCGACAATCGGTGAAGAAGGTGGAACTGCCCATCTTCGATGGCAAGGACCCAGCGGGCTGGATATCACGAGCTGAGATCTATTTTCACGTTCAAGGAACCTCGCCGGAGGTGAAGGTAAGCCTTGCGCAACTGAGCATGGATGGTCCAACCATCCACTTCTATAATGCTCTCCTTGAGGCAGAGGAGACACTCACTTGGGAACGGTTGAGGGACGCGTTGCTCGAACGTTATGGTGGCCACGGTGACTGCGATGTCTACGAGCAGCTGTCGGAGTTGCGACAAAGAGGAACCATTGATGAATACATCACTGATTTTGAGTACCTTACGGCTCAAATCCCCAAATTACCCGATAAGCAATACCAGGGCTATTTCCTTCATGGCCTCAAAGAAGAGATTAGGGGCAAGGTTCGAAGTCTCACAGCCATGGGAGGAATTACCAGGTCGAAATTGTTGGTGGTGACGCGAGCAGTAGAGAAGGAGGTCAGAGGCGAACTCGGGTCAGGATTGAACCGGTCCAATCGGTTTGGAGGGTCGGGTTTTAAAGGAGGAGGGTCAGGCGGTTCGGGTCGACCCGGAGGGACAGATTGGGTCTGGGTAAAAGGAATGAAAGAAGCTGGGCTTCCCCAAAAACCTTCTTTCAACGGCCCAAAACCTGATTCAAAAACACCTAGTGATCCACGTAGGGTTGGGCCAAGGGATCGGGGCTTCTCACATTTGACATATCCTCAGCTTTTGGAAAGGAGACAGAAAGGACTATGTTTTAAGTGTGGGGGAGCGTATCACCCATTGCATCAGTGCCCAGACCGCCAGTTACGCGTATTGATTGtggaagaaggagatgaagataCAGAGGAGGGCAATGTTCTGGCTGTTGTAGTGGATGAACAGGAAGAAGAAGCTCAAggtgagatgagtatgatgagtTTCCAGAACATCAACGGTACACCGAGAGAGCAACCCCAAACCATGCGTCTTCAGGGAACGATTCAAGGGATCCCTGTTCTGGTATTGGTGGACAGTGGGGCTACCCACAACTTCATAGATCAACGATTAGTTCTCAGAATGGGTTGGGAAGTAGAAGATACGCCTCAGATGTCCATCAAATTGGGAGATGGGTTCCAGACAAGCGCGAGAGGCCGCTGCAAACGCATAGAGCTGAAGGTAGCTGATTACCAGCTCGATTGCACACCCCACCTCTTTGATTTAGGAGGACCCGATGTCGTTCTCGGCATAGAATGGCTTAAGACCCTCGGAGACACCATAGCCAATTGGGCTACTCACACCTTGTGTTTCTGGAGTGGACAAAAGTGGGTCAAATTGCAGGGTTTAACCGCTGGAAAGGAATCTATGGTGGCTTTACAACGCATCGTCCAACGGGCAAACTGGGCAGAGCACGACATCCTTTGGTCCCTGGAAATCTCTGAGTCACAGAAACCTCCTGGCAAAGATCTTACAGGCCAACAACAAGAGAGCTTACTCCGGTTATTGGACAAATACCGTGTCGTGTTTGAAGAGAAGAGCGGTTTGCCACCAAGCAGAGGAAGGGAACATTGCATCAATATCAGAGAGGGGCACGACCCTGTGAACGTGCGACCGTACCGCTATCCACATCTGCATAAAACTGAGATTGAAAAACAGGTTCGCGAGATGCTGGAAGCGGGCATCATCAGACAAAGTACCAGCGCTTTCTCAAGCCCCGTCATTTTGGTAAAGAAGAAAGACCAAACCTGGCGGATGTGCGTGGACTACCGCGCTCTAAACAAGGCTACAATTCCTGATAAATTTCCCATACCGGTCATTGAGGAGCTCTTAGATGAATTGCACGGAGCAAGGTATTTCTCTAAACTGGACTTAAAATCCGGGTATCACCAAGTCCTTGTACGACCGGAGGATGTGCATAAAACCGCTTTCCGTACACATGAGGGGCATTATGAGTACATGGTGATGCCCTTTGGTCTTATGAATGCCCCTTCAACCTTTCAAAGTCTGATGAATGAGGTCTTTCGACCCATGTTATGTAAGGGGGTATTGGTGTTCTTCGATGACATATTGGTGTATGGCCAAGATTGGACTTCTCACCTCAACCACTTGGAAGTTGTTCTGCAAATTCTCCAAGACCAGCAGCTTACGGCAAACAAGAAGAAGT GTGTGGCGGTAGACCCAAGCAAGATCACGAGTGTGGTGAACTGGCCTACTCCCAAGAATGTTAAAGGGGTCAGAGGATTCTTAGGATTAACGGGGTATTACCGTAAGTTTATCCGAGATTACGGGAAGGTGGCAAAGCCCCTAATAGAATTAACCAAGAAAGATGCTTTCAAATGGGGACCCGAGGCTCAACAAGCTTTTGAGGTGCTGAAAACCAAGCTTACTACAACACCAGTTCTGGCGCTGCCCGACTTCGACAAGGAATTTTTGGTTGAGTGCGATGCATCAGGGAATGGCCTTGGGGCTATCCTCATACAGGGTAAAAATCCTATCGCTTATTATAGTAAAGCGTTGGGGGTACGCAACCTAGCCAAGTCAGCGTACGAGAATGAGTTAATGGCGGTGGCCCTTGCAATCCAACATTGGAGGCCTTACCTTTTGGGCAGGAAATTCTTGGTTTCGACGGACCAAAAGAGCCTCAAAAAGTTACTTCGTCAGAAAATTGTTACCGGGGATCAACAAAACTGGGCAGCCAAGCTTTTGGGCTATGATTTTGAAATTGTTTACAAACCAGGTCGCTTGAATCAAGGTGCAGACGCACTATCTCGAATGAGTGAGGGCGCAGAATACCAAACCATGAGCTCATATCCGTTTTGGGAAGAGCAAGCACAGGTAGCAGCGAAATTGCAATCCGATGCCAAGTTACAAGCCATTATCAGGGCGCTGTAA